From the Chloroflexota bacterium genome, the window ACACGGATACCGCCGAAGCGCAAGCCAAAAAACTTATGTCGGGCGAGTTCACCCTCGAGGATTTCGGCGACCAACTCAAACAGGTGCGCAAGATGGGTCCGATTGGTCAACTGCTTGATATGTTCCCCGGCAGCATGGGTCAGATGGCAAAGTCCGTTGATCCACAAGATGCCGAACAGCAGCTCAAAAGGACCGAAGCTATTCTTAGTTCAATGACTGTGGTGGAGCGTCGTAAACCAAAACTCCTGAACGCCAGTCGCAAACGGCGGATTGCCTTGGGGTCTGGCACCCAGGTTCAGGATGTCAATCAATTGTTGAAACAGTATCGGGAAGCGCAGCGCATGATGAAGACCTTGCGAAAGTCAGGGATGCGCGGTCTTTCCGGTTTGTTTGGATAAAACGTAAAGCAGAAGCCGTGTGCGCCCCTTCAGCGCAACCCCTCTCACTGCGGATGTGAATACGAAAATTAACAGGACTTTCGTCGCGTCGTAAGCAGACGCCGAGAAATAGGGGTGAAGTGGTTGCTTTGCAACCACTTCACCCCTATTTCTCGGACGTTTTGTTTGTGGGGCCGCGAAAGCCTCATCCCCAATATCTGTAACTGAAGGAGACAGATCAATTATGGTACGCATTCGACTGCGCCGCATTGGCGCAAAAAAGCAGCCCAGCTATCGTGTTGTTGCTGCAGACAAAGAAAGCCCCCGCGATGGGCGTTTTCTGGAAGTTTTGGGTTTTTACAACCCGCGCACTGAGCCATCAACGATTGAATTCACCGAAGATCGCGTGTATCACTGGTTGAGTGTTGGCGCACAGCCTTCGGATTCTGTGAGTAGCTTGTTTCGGCAGGTTGGTTTGATGGAGCGTTTCGAACGCTTCAAAGCTGGCGAAGCTGTTGAAAAACTGCTCGAAGAAGCCGCCGCTGCAATGGAAGCTCGTAATGTTGATCCGCGCACCCGCCGTGATGATTTGATTGC encodes:
- the rpsP gene encoding 30S ribosomal protein S16 codes for the protein MMVRIRLRRIGAKKQPSYRVVAADKESPRDGRFLEVLGFYNPRTEPSTIEFTEDRVYHWLSVGAQPSDSVSSLFRQVGLMERFERFKAGEAVEKLLEEAAAAMEARNVDPRTRRDDLIAQAAKAKPAEPKAEPQAEETEAKAETEAEVETKAETETEAETEEA